In Flavivirga abyssicola, the following are encoded in one genomic region:
- a CDS encoding DUF3857 domain-containing protein, which yields MKQTIFLSFLLLSNLTLFSQSNFHSDSYRVTLGDLKTNTFEKDSTANALIIYKHGNSFVDRSDYDLRTEIKQKIKILNKEGFNKANVSIHLYNNENSEQEVEKIVATTYNLVDGKVIKTSLLKKDTFREKHDENHTFVKFTLPNIKEGSVITYSYTLISPFMFNYKGWNFQSDVPTLYSEYRTSIPGNWYYNIKLVGGKKLTTNTSEVEKDCLQNSRGGSANCANSVYAMKDIPAFIEEDYMTSKSNYLARIEYELQTFRGFDGRVNDYTKTWKTVDREFKTDKDIGRQLSKSIDLEDFLTPEIINENDLLKKANAIYKYIQETYTWNGDYEIFKDVSIKDLIKNKSGNVSSINILLHNLLKEASINVKPVLISTRENGFATKVFPIISDFNYLIVQATINDKIYYLDATDNYLCFGDIPFRCLNGYGRLMDFKNGSEWVDIKPNQVSKVYYNVELHLDENDIISGNIKSKRTGYHALNYKKSYYKNEDAYLQELENKFPYLDISDFVVSSSGITSPDFKETYHIEYNYEDTGDNIYLNPFFVKFFNENPFKLQERTYPIDFGYKDAYFYSFKFNFDDTKYAVTEYPEVKNIALPNNLGRVVFSTKAFGNSIFMTLNITFNKAVYEPEYYPALKEYMSKIVDIQMNSLILLKKK from the coding sequence ATGAAGCAAACCATCTTCTTATCCTTTTTACTTCTCTCTAATTTAACTCTTTTTTCTCAATCAAATTTTCATTCCGATTCTTACAGAGTAACTTTAGGAGATCTAAAAACCAATACTTTTGAAAAAGATTCTACAGCTAATGCACTAATAATATATAAACATGGAAATAGCTTTGTGGATAGGTCTGATTATGACTTAAGAACCGAGATAAAACAAAAAATAAAGATATTAAATAAAGAAGGTTTTAATAAAGCTAACGTTTCTATTCATTTATATAATAACGAGAACAGCGAACAAGAAGTAGAAAAAATTGTTGCGACCACTTATAATCTAGTAGATGGAAAAGTCATTAAAACGTCATTACTTAAAAAGGATACTTTTAGAGAGAAACACGACGAAAACCACACCTTTGTTAAATTTACACTCCCCAATATTAAAGAAGGATCTGTAATAACCTATAGCTATACGCTTATCTCTCCTTTTATGTTCAATTACAAAGGATGGAATTTTCAAAGCGATGTACCAACTTTATACAGCGAATACAGAACCAGTATTCCTGGTAACTGGTATTATAACATTAAGTTAGTAGGTGGTAAAAAACTAACAACAAATACATCAGAAGTAGAAAAGGATTGCCTTCAAAATTCCAGAGGCGGTAGTGCAAATTGTGCCAATAGTGTTTATGCTATGAAAGATATCCCAGCTTTTATAGAAGAAGATTATATGACCTCTAAAAGTAATTATTTAGCAAGAATAGAGTATGAATTACAGACCTTTAGAGGTTTTGATGGCAGAGTAAATGATTATACAAAAACATGGAAAACTGTTGACAGAGAATTTAAAACAGATAAAGATATAGGGAGACAATTATCAAAATCTATAGATTTAGAAGATTTCCTGACTCCAGAAATTATTAATGAAAATGATTTACTAAAAAAGGCTAACGCTATTTATAAATACATTCAAGAAACCTACACATGGAATGGAGACTATGAGATATTTAAAGATGTTTCCATTAAAGATTTAATTAAAAACAAATCCGGAAATGTATCATCAATAAATATTTTGCTTCATAATTTATTAAAAGAGGCTAGCATTAATGTAAAACCTGTATTAATATCAACCAGAGAAAATGGTTTTGCAACAAAAGTTTTTCCTATCATTTCAGATTTTAACTATTTAATTGTTCAAGCTACCATAAATGATAAAATCTATTATTTAGATGCCACAGATAATTACTTATGTTTTGGTGATATCCCTTTTAGATGCTTAAATGGTTATGGCAGACTCATGGATTTTAAAAATGGTAGTGAATGGGTAGACATAAAACCAAACCAAGTTTCAAAAGTTTATTATAATGTAGAATTGCATCTCGATGAAAACGACATTATTTCTGGAAACATAAAGTCAAAACGAACGGGATACCACGCCTTAAATTATAAAAAATCATATTATAAAAATGAAGATGCTTATCTACAAGAATTAGAAAACAAGTTTCCTTATTTGGATATTTCAGATTTTGTGGTTTCTAGTAGTGGCATAACAAGTCCAGACTTTAAAGAAACCTATCACATTGAGTATAATTATGAAGATACTGGAGACAATATTTATTTAAATCCGTTTTTTGTTAAGTTTTTTAACGAAAACCCATTTAAACTCCAGGAAAGAACATACCCTATTGATTTTGGTTATAAAGATGCCTATTTTTATTCCTTTAAATTTAATTTCGATGACACAAAATATGCTGTTACCGAATATCCAGAAGTAAAGAATATTGCCTTACCAAATAATTTAGGTAGAGTTGTTTTCTCGACTAAAGCTTTTGGCAATTCTATTTTTATGACATTAAACATAACTTTTAACAAGGCTGTTTACGAACCAGAATATTACCCTGCTTTAAAAGAGTATATGAGTAAAATTGTAGATATTCAAATGAATTCACTGATACTTTTAAAGAAAAAGTAA
- a CDS encoding ion transporter, giving the protein MDTPKKQYWKTKLHDIIYEAETPAGKLFDVVLLITIIASIILVMLESVNSIDIKYHNFLNISEWIITILFSVEYIARIITVKKPFKYITSFYGIIDLLSTIPKYISLIFGGVHALAALRALRLLRVFRILKLARYLGASNNLVNALKASRAKISVFLFAVLIIAIILGTIMYLIEGEENGFTNIPKSVYWCIVTLTTVGFGDIAPQTPLGQFIASLVMILGYGIIAVPTGIVSAEYSTQKKSKKKSENQKVHLNSLSCVNCTAEKHKDGAQFCYKCGHNLHND; this is encoded by the coding sequence ATGGATACACCCAAAAAACAGTACTGGAAAACAAAACTTCACGATATTATTTATGAAGCTGAGACTCCTGCGGGCAAACTATTCGACGTTGTTTTACTAATTACTATTATAGCCAGTATTATTTTAGTAATGCTTGAAAGTGTAAATAGCATTGATATTAAGTATCATAACTTTCTTAATATTTCAGAATGGATTATTACCATTTTATTTAGTGTAGAGTATATAGCTCGTATTATAACCGTAAAAAAGCCTTTTAAATACATAACAAGTTTTTATGGTATTATTGATTTATTATCTACCATACCTAAATACATATCATTAATCTTTGGAGGGGTGCATGCGCTTGCTGCATTAAGAGCGTTACGGTTACTTAGAGTTTTTAGAATATTAAAACTGGCACGTTATTTAGGGGCTTCAAATAATCTGGTCAATGCCTTAAAAGCAAGTCGGGCTAAAATATCCGTGTTTTTATTCGCAGTACTTATAATCGCCATTATTTTAGGTACTATTATGTATTTAATTGAAGGCGAAGAAAATGGGTTTACAAATATTCCTAAGAGTGTTTACTGGTGTATTGTAACCTTAACTACTGTAGGTTTTGGAGATATTGCACCACAAACCCCTCTTGGGCAATTTATTGCCTCTTTGGTCATGATATTAGGTTATGGTATTATTGCGGTACCAACAGGTATTGTATCTGCAGAATATAGTACCCAGAAAAAATCAAAGAAAAAATCAGAAAATCAAAAAGTTCATTTAAACTCACTTTCTTGTGTAAACTGTACGGCAGAAAAACACAAAGATGGTGCGCAGTTCTGCTATAAATGTGGACACAATTTACATAATGACTAA
- the miaA gene encoding tRNA (adenosine(37)-N6)-dimethylallyltransferase MiaA, with product MTKTLISIVGPTAIGKTALSIKLANHFNTEILSADSRQFFKDMQIGTAAPTPEELAAAKHHFIHHKSIEDRYNVGAFEKDAISLLNTLFKTRDIVIMVGGSGLYVDAVNKGLDDFPEVDNSIRETLNSDLETKGLPHLQERLEQLDSVAYNAIAIDNPHRVIRALEICIGTGKPYSSFLKKGKIKRRFKTITIGLTAERELIYDRINKRVDIMMQEGLLGEVKNLVPYKDLNALNTVGYKELFKYIDDEWTLDFAISEIKKNTRRFAKRQLTWFKKNEDTFWFDFTTSEEVIINRINQNTS from the coding sequence ATGACTAAGACACTTATTTCCATAGTTGGTCCTACTGCTATTGGCAAAACCGCTTTGAGTATTAAATTGGCTAATCATTTTAATACGGAAATACTATCTGCCGATTCCCGTCAGTTTTTCAAAGACATGCAAATCGGTACAGCAGCTCCAACACCTGAGGAATTAGCTGCTGCTAAACATCATTTTATACATCACAAATCTATTGAAGACCGTTACAATGTTGGTGCTTTTGAAAAAGATGCTATTAGTCTTTTAAATACACTTTTTAAAACCCGTGATATTGTTATTATGGTTGGTGGCTCCGGACTATATGTTGATGCCGTTAATAAAGGCTTGGATGATTTTCCTGAAGTTGATAACAGTATCCGTGAGACCCTCAATAGTGATTTAGAAACGAAAGGATTGCCTCATTTACAAGAACGCTTGGAACAGCTAGACTCTGTAGCTTATAATGCGATTGCAATTGATAATCCGCATCGTGTTATTCGTGCTCTGGAAATTTGTATTGGCACAGGTAAACCTTACTCCTCATTTTTAAAGAAAGGAAAAATAAAACGTCGCTTTAAAACCATTACCATTGGACTCACTGCCGAAAGAGAGCTCATATACGACCGTATTAACAAACGGGTAGATATTATGATGCAAGAAGGTTTACTGGGAGAAGTTAAAAACCTAGTGCCTTATAAAGATTTAAACGCCTTAAATACGGTTGGTTATAAAGAATTATTTAAATATATAGATGACGAGTGGACACTTGATTTTGCTATTTCTGAAATTAAAAAGAATACACGGCGCTTTGCAAAACGTCAACTTACTTGGTTTAAAAAGAACGAGGATACATTCTGGTTTGATTTTACCACATCAGAAGAAGTTATTATAAATCGTATAAATCAAAATACTTCTTGA
- a CDS encoding GNAT family N-acetyltransferase, which yields MAIPETPLDNPVWFSLTDCHYDYAIDYGNVKFFQPDYGPFGAFINNEDTSLAIEKHAKLITDFFIVGDKPKMPLHFKEPVEYIGLQMIIYNKINYPITEAIVELTESHYDDLIHLVKLVYPEYFKSKTNTLGRYYGIYKDKKLVAVTGERMQTNDFIEISAVITHPDYTGKGYAKQLITHTVEGILKKDKVPFLHVDQTNLGPIQLYKKLGFITRRKFSFWRIICGEK from the coding sequence ATGGCTATACCCGAAACCCCTTTAGATAACCCCGTTTGGTTCTCTTTAACAGATTGCCATTACGATTATGCAATAGATTATGGTAATGTGAAATTTTTTCAGCCAGATTATGGCCCTTTTGGAGCGTTTATAAACAATGAAGATACAAGCCTAGCCATAGAAAAACACGCCAAATTAATCACAGATTTTTTTATTGTTGGCGATAAGCCTAAAATGCCATTACATTTTAAAGAACCTGTAGAATATATAGGTTTACAAATGATTATATACAACAAAATAAATTATCCTATTACAGAGGCTATTGTAGAGTTAACCGAATCACATTATGATGATTTAATTCATTTAGTTAAGCTAGTATATCCGGAATATTTTAAATCGAAAACGAATACCTTAGGACGATACTATGGTATTTATAAGGATAAAAAACTTGTTGCTGTAACTGGAGAGCGGATGCAAACTAATGATTTTATTGAAATTAGCGCTGTAATAACGCATCCTGATTATACTGGTAAAGGATATGCAAAACAACTCATCACACATACCGTAGAAGGTATTTTGAAGAAAGATAAAGTTCCTTTTTTACACGTAGATCAAACGAACCTTGGCCCAATACAGTTGTATAAAAAATTAGGATTCATTACTCGAAGAAAATTTAGTTTCTGGAGGATAATCTGTGGTGAAAAATGA